Proteins from a genomic interval of Asticcacaulis sp. AND118:
- the ppdK gene encoding pyruvate, phosphate dikinase — MSKHWVYAFATGKADGDATMKNLLGGKGANLAEMSSLGLPVPAGFTVTTEACVHYYQNDKTFPDGLEQQVQTALKNLEAATGKGFGSVENPLLVSVRSGARASMPGMMDTVLNLGLNDQTVEGLATLTGDRRFALDCYRRFITMYSNVVLNVSHHSFEDVLDDHKDRLGVTVDTDITARDWERVIADYKALVKRELGTDFPQDPQDQLWGAVKAVFGSWMNDRAKFYRKMHDIPEDWGTAVNIQSMVFGNMGDTSATGVAFTRNPSTGDAVLYGEFLLNAQGEDVVAGIRTPQTLTKQAREEMGERNPSMEEALPDVFAQFRTTVETLEKHYRDVQDVEFTVEQGKLFMLQTRNAKRTSRAALKIAVDMAREGLITPQEALMRLDPGALDQLLHPMLDPKAERTLIARGLPASPGAACGKIVFTADDAVRLAAAGEDVILVRDETSPEDIHGMHAAKAIVTARGGMTSHAAVVARGMGRPCVSGAGELVISTERGEFNARGQTFRFGDIVTLDGSTGEIFKGSIRMIEPDFSDDFHQIMKWADEFRTLKVLTNAETPTDARTAIGFGAEGIGLCRTEHMFFDDERITAVREMILADDEGGRRKALAKLLPHQKADFVELFKIMNGLPVTIRLLDPPLHEFLPHTPEDIKLVAEAAEVSEEKLLKRTKELSETNPMLGWRGCRLGITFPEIYEMQVTAIFEAACDVKAEGFDPQPDIMHPLVATREEMAKLVAMTKTVANGVLKARGADVAYKVGTMIELPRAALLADKLAETAEFFSFGTNDLTQTTYGISRDDSGRFLNPYIEKGIFEKDPFVSLDPDGVGQLIDIARTKGRSTRPDIKLGICGEHGGDPASISFCQTVGLDYVSCSPYRVPVARLAAAQAAISAKA, encoded by the coding sequence ATGTCGAAGCATTGGGTTTACGCGTTCGCGACCGGCAAGGCCGACGGCGACGCCACGATGAAGAACCTGCTGGGCGGCAAGGGTGCCAACCTGGCCGAAATGTCGTCGCTGGGTCTGCCCGTGCCGGCGGGCTTCACCGTTACCACCGAGGCCTGCGTCCACTATTATCAGAACGACAAGACCTTCCCCGACGGGCTTGAGCAACAGGTCCAGACGGCGCTGAAAAACCTCGAAGCCGCGACCGGCAAGGGCTTCGGTTCGGTCGAAAACCCGCTGCTGGTGTCGGTGCGTTCCGGCGCGCGCGCCTCGATGCCGGGCATGATGGACACCGTCCTCAACCTCGGCCTGAATGATCAGACCGTCGAAGGTCTGGCGACCCTGACCGGCGACCGCCGCTTCGCGCTCGACTGCTACCGCCGCTTCATCACCATGTATTCCAACGTCGTGCTGAACGTCAGCCACCACAGCTTCGAAGACGTGCTGGATGACCATAAGGACCGGCTCGGCGTCACGGTCGACACCGACATCACGGCCAGGGACTGGGAGCGCGTCATCGCCGACTATAAGGCGCTGGTGAAGCGCGAACTGGGCACTGACTTCCCGCAGGACCCGCAGGATCAGCTCTGGGGCGCGGTCAAGGCCGTCTTCGGATCGTGGATGAACGACCGCGCCAAGTTCTATCGCAAGATGCACGACATCCCCGAAGACTGGGGCACCGCCGTCAATATTCAGTCGATGGTCTTCGGCAATATGGGCGACACCTCGGCCACCGGCGTGGCCTTTACGCGCAACCCCTCGACCGGCGACGCCGTGCTCTATGGCGAGTTCCTTCTTAACGCCCAGGGCGAAGACGTGGTGGCCGGCATCCGCACGCCGCAGACCCTGACCAAGCAGGCCCGTGAGGAAATGGGCGAGCGCAATCCGTCGATGGAAGAGGCGCTGCCGGACGTTTTCGCGCAGTTCCGCACGACGGTCGAAACGCTCGAAAAGCATTATCGCGACGTGCAGGACGTGGAATTCACCGTCGAGCAGGGCAAGCTGTTCATGCTGCAAACCCGCAACGCCAAGCGCACTTCACGCGCGGCGTTGAAAATCGCGGTGGACATGGCCAGAGAGGGGCTCATCACGCCCCAGGAAGCCCTGATGCGCCTCGATCCGGGCGCGCTGGATCAGCTTCTGCACCCCATGCTGGACCCTAAGGCCGAGCGCACCCTGATCGCGCGCGGTCTGCCGGCCTCGCCCGGCGCGGCCTGCGGCAAGATCGTCTTCACCGCCGATGACGCCGTGCGTCTGGCGGCGGCGGGTGAGGATGTGATCCTTGTTCGCGATGAAACCTCGCCGGAAGACATCCACGGCATGCACGCCGCCAAGGCTATCGTCACCGCGCGCGGCGGTATGACCAGCCATGCCGCCGTCGTGGCGCGCGGCATGGGCCGTCCCTGCGTATCGGGGGCGGGTGAACTGGTCATCTCGACCGAGCGCGGTGAGTTCAATGCGCGCGGTCAGACCTTCCGCTTCGGCGACATCGTGACGCTGGACGGTTCGACGGGGGAAATTTTCAAGGGCTCTATCCGCATGATCGAGCCGGACTTCTCCGACGACTTCCACCAGATCATGAAGTGGGCCGACGAATTCCGCACGCTGAAGGTGCTGACCAACGCCGAAACCCCGACCGACGCGCGCACCGCCATCGGTTTCGGCGCCGAAGGCATCGGCCTGTGCCGCACCGAGCACATGTTCTTCGATGACGAGCGCATCACCGCCGTGCGCGAAATGATCCTCGCCGACGACGAAGGCGGTCGCCGCAAGGCTCTGGCCAAGCTGCTGCCGCACCAGAAGGCCGATTTCGTCGAACTGTTCAAGATCATGAACGGCTTGCCGGTGACCATCCGCCTGCTCGATCCGCCGTTGCACGAGTTCCTGCCGCACACGCCGGAAGACATCAAGCTGGTGGCCGAAGCCGCTGAGGTATCTGAGGAAAAACTGCTGAAGCGCACCAAGGAGCTGTCGGAAACCAACCCCATGCTGGGCTGGCGCGGCTGCCGTCTGGGCATCACCTTCCCGGAAATCTACGAGATGCAGGTGACGGCGATTTTCGAAGCCGCCTGCGATGTGAAGGCCGAAGGTTTCGATCCGCAGCCGGACATCATGCACCCGCTGGTCGCCACCCGGGAAGAAATGGCCAAGCTGGTCGCCATGACCAAGACGGTGGCGAACGGCGTGCTCAAGGCGCGCGGTGCGGACGTGGCCTATAAGGTCGGCACCATGATCGAACTGCCGCGCGCGGCGCTGCTGGCCGACAAGCTGGCCGAGACGGCGGAGTTTTTCTCCTTCGGCACCAACGACCTGACCCAGACGACCTACGGCATCAGTCGCGACGATTCGGGCCGTTTCCTTAACCCCTATATTGAAAAAGGAATTTTCGAGAAGGATCCGTTCGTCAGCCTCGATCCGGACGGTGTGGGCCAACTGATCGACATCGCCCGCACCAAGGGCCGGTCCACACGTCCGGACATCAAGCTCGGCATCTGCGGCGAGCACGGCGGCGATCCGGCTTCGATCAGCTTCTGTCAGACCGTCGGCCTCGACTACGTGTCGTGCTCGCCTTATCGCGTGCCGGTGGCGCGTCTGGCGGCGGCCCAGGCGGCAATCTCGGCGAAGGCCTGA